From Myxococcus stipitatus, the proteins below share one genomic window:
- a CDS encoding TonB family protein — protein sequence MPPHESPPRKGESIASIVLGPPAPRRRRSALWALVATVSLHGVAGALAYRAWRDGAGPPPRPERGQTLHVDHVVDLTPPTPPQPPPPTPPPPPRAAPPARTARSSNPAPREAPARAAPEPAQAGAVVAAKEPAEPLDFADFDLATGDAPRYAGGVTASRGSSATAVDTSAAGDSVGQGTGGSRARPVRLAARSWNCPWPKEADALRIDDQTVVIRVAVDADGEVTTTELVSDPGHGFGQAALACARKARFDTALDREGRPLAATSPPIRVRFVRP from the coding sequence GTGCCGCCCCATGAGTCACCGCCCCGGAAGGGCGAGAGCATCGCGAGCATCGTCCTCGGGCCCCCGGCCCCCAGACGCCGCCGGAGCGCCCTGTGGGCCCTGGTCGCGACGGTGTCGCTCCATGGCGTCGCGGGCGCGCTCGCGTACCGCGCCTGGCGTGACGGCGCGGGGCCGCCTCCGCGCCCCGAGCGCGGACAGACGCTCCATGTGGACCACGTCGTCGATCTGACGCCCCCGACGCCTCCCCAGCCTCCCCCTCCGACCCCACCGCCCCCTCCGCGCGCGGCGCCACCCGCGCGCACGGCAAGGAGCTCAAACCCCGCTCCGCGTGAGGCGCCCGCGCGCGCGGCCCCGGAGCCCGCCCAGGCGGGCGCGGTGGTGGCCGCCAAGGAGCCCGCGGAGCCGCTCGACTTCGCCGACTTCGACCTGGCGACCGGCGATGCGCCCCGCTATGCGGGAGGTGTGACGGCGTCTCGGGGAAGCTCGGCGACGGCCGTCGACACGTCGGCGGCGGGCGACAGCGTGGGACAGGGCACCGGGGGCAGTCGGGCCCGGCCCGTCCGACTCGCCGCTCGCAGTTGGAACTGTCCCTGGCCCAAGGAGGCGGACGCGCTCCGCATCGACGACCAGACCGTCGTCATCCGGGTCGCGGTGGACGCGGACGGAGAGGTCACCACCACCGAGCTGGTGTCCGACCCCGGTCATGGTTTCGGCCAGGCCGCGTTGGCCTGTGCCCGCAAGGCGCGCTTCGACACCGCGCTGGACCGCGAGGGGCGTCCCCTCGCGGCCACCTCGCCCCCCATCCGGGTGCGCTTCGTCAGACCGTAG
- a CDS encoding ExbD/TolR family protein: protein MAGGTQPRGGLIEGINVTPLVDIMLVLLIIFMVTARLVDTPALPLDLPKASRSEDVQTVFAVSIDATGRLFVNGEDATEATLEARARQALARDAELRAVVQADGAVPHRRVIAVLDRLKEAGLTRVAFGTVRAEAETPPATGDAQAEEDERAAP from the coding sequence ATGGCTGGCGGAACCCAGCCCCGCGGCGGCCTCATCGAGGGCATCAACGTGACGCCGCTCGTGGACATCATGCTCGTGCTGCTCATCATCTTCATGGTGACCGCGCGGCTGGTCGACACGCCGGCGCTGCCCCTGGACCTGCCCAAGGCCTCGCGGAGCGAGGACGTGCAGACCGTCTTCGCGGTCTCCATCGACGCCACCGGCAGGCTCTTCGTCAACGGAGAGGACGCGACGGAGGCGACGCTCGAGGCGCGCGCGCGGCAGGCGCTGGCGCGGGACGCCGAGCTGCGCGCCGTCGTCCAGGCGGATGGCGCCGTCCCCCATCGGCGGGTCATCGCCGTGTTGGATCGGCTCAAGGAGGCGGGGCTGACGCGCGTCGCCTTCGGCACCGTGAGGGCGGAGGCCGAAACCCCTCCCGCGACAGGCGACGCCCAGGCGGAGGAGGACGAGCGTGCCGCCCCATGA